From a region of the Phragmites australis chromosome 21, lpPhrAust1.1, whole genome shotgun sequence genome:
- the LOC133903518 gene encoding 3-ketoacyl-CoA thiolase 2, peroxisomal-like — MEKAIDRQRILLRHLDPAASPTLPAISASACAAGDSAAYHRSAGFADDVVIVAAYRTAICKAKRGGFKDSFAEDLLVPVFKALVDKTKLNPSEVGDIVVGTVLAPGSQRAIECRMAALYAGFPDTVPLRTVNRQCSSGLQAVADVAAAIKAGFYDIGIAAGLESMTVNQVRLDGQVNPKVELFSQARDCLLPMGLTSENVAHRFGITRLEQDQAAVESHRKAAAAAGAGKFSEEIIPVHTKIVNPKTGEEKEIVVSADDGIRADTSLAILSKLKPAFSKDGSTTAGNASQVSDGAGAVLLMRQDVAMRKGLPILGVFRSFAAVGVDPAVMGIGPAVAIPAAVKAAGLQIDDIDLFEINEAFASQYVYCCKKLELDPAKVNVNGGAIALGHPLGATGARCVSTLLNEMKRRGKDCRFGVISMCIGSGMGAAAVFERGDAVDELTNARGILSHNWLSKDAM, encoded by the exons aTGGAGAAGGCAATCGACAGGCAGCGGATTCTGCTGCGGCACCTCGACCCCGCGGCGAGCCCCACGCTGCCTGCCATCTCC GCGAGCGCGTGCGCGGCGGGGGACAGCGCGGCGTACCACCGGAGTGCGGGCTTCGCCGACGACGTCGTCATCGTCGC CGCCTACAGGACTGCGATTTGCAAGGCCAAGAGAGGGGGTTTCAAGGATTCGTTTGCTGAGGACCTCTTGGTTCCTGTCTTCAAG GCTTTGGTAGATAAAACAAAGCTGAACCCGAGCGAAGTTGGTGACATTGTTGTCGGTACCGTCTTAGCTCCTGGGTCCCAAAGGGCAATTGAATGCAGAATGGCCGCGCTGTATGCTGGTTTCCCTG ACACTGTTCCTCTTAGGACTGTAAACAGGCAGTGCTCCTCTGGGCTTCAGGCAGTTGCAGATGTTGCTGCTGCTATTAAAGCAGGTTTCTATGATATTG GTATTGCTGCTGGCCTGGAGTCCATGACAGTGAACCAAGTTCGTCTTGATGGGCAAGTGAATCCCAAA GTTGAGCTATTTTCTCAAGCACGTGATTGCCTTCTCCCAATGGGCCTCACATCTGAGAATGTTGCACACCGATTTGGCATAACACGACTGGAGCAAGATCAAGCTGCT GTTGAGTCCCACAGGAaggctgctgcagcagcaggtgCTGGTAAATTCAGCGAAGAAATTATTCCAGTTCATACAAAG ATTGTCAATCCAAAAACTGGCGAGGAAAAGGAGATTGTAGTCTCAGCAGATGATGGAATCCGAGCAGATACTTCGCTGGCAATCCTGTCAAAACTTAAACCAGCATTTTCGAAGGATGGCAGCACTACTGCTG GAAATGCTAGCCAAGTGAGTGATGGCGCAGGAGCTGTCTTGCTGATGCGACAAGATGTTGCTATGCGAAAGGGGCTTCCAATTCTTGGTGTATTCAG GAGCTTTGCTGCAGTTGGAGTTGATCCAGCTGTAATGGGTATTGGTCCTGCTGTTGCAATCCCTGCAGCAGTGAAAGCTGCTGGCCTCCAAATTGATGATATTGACCTTTTTGAAATTAACGAG GCTTTTGCATCTCAATATGTGTACTGCTGCAAAAAGTTGGAACTTGATCCAGCAAAAGTCAATGTTAATGGAGGTGCAATTGCTCTTGGACACCCATTAGGTGCTACAG GTGCGCGATGCGTCAGTACTCTTCTCAATGAGATGAAGCGGCGTGGCAAAGACTGCCGCTTTGGAGTAATTTCTATGTGCATAG GTTCCGGGATGGGTGCTGCTGCTGTATTTGAGCGGGGAGACGCCGTGGATGAGCTCACCAATGCTCGGGGGATCCTGTCCCATAACTGGCTTTCGAAGGACGCAATGTGA
- the LOC133903569 gene encoding shugoshin-1-like, which produces MEAAILDARSPPPAAEPAVKKAREPASMPKPRCAAAARRKTLGDITNLRRRAPDEEPDESTCAAADGAEGDVGQLVKENADLVKLLEERDDIIQLSGTEIEKLRLANWELARANSQMMAELNLGRNKLKALQHELACSRATLKAKTSELEDAKKAMKRRNAHPQHLGSDISAQIKDDGGVVDPEPASGASHAGSIQMPRNASRKRMLRSRSLGPVASTKLALPKEKETAQRRKSMRIPQPSDRKDLFELEGVQLAIGSCNIDPKSASGSERPGQAPAQFLRRSSLGRPLRQARERVSTYKEVPLNIKLRRS; this is translated from the exons ATGGAGGCGGCCATCCTCGATGCGCGGAGCCCGCCCCCAGCAGCAGAGCCCGCGGTTAAGAAGGCGCGGGAGCCAGCCTCGATGCCCAAGCCCagatgcgccgccgccgcgaggaGGAAGACGCTAGGAGACATCACCAACCTAAGGAGGCGCGCGCCGGACGAGGAGCCGGACGAGTCGACGTGCGCGGCGGCGGATGGAGCGGAGGGAGATGTCGGGCAGCTGGTCAAG GAGAACGCGGATCTTGTGAAGCTCCTCGAGGAGAGGGA CGATATCATACAGTTGAGCGGGACTGAGATAGAGAAGCTGCGGCTCGCCAATTGGGAGCTTGCCCGGGCAAATTCTCAGATGATGGCA GAGCTTAATCTTGGAAGAAACAAG CTGAAAGCGTTGCAGCATGAACTTGCGTGCTCAAGAGCCACCCTTAAAGCAAAAACATCGGAATTGGAG GATGCAAAGAAGGCGATGAAGCGGCGCAACGCACACCCACAGCATTTGGGCTCTGACATATCTGCACAGATCAAGGATGATGGGGGTGTCGTTGATCCAGAGCCCGCTTCAGGCGCGTCGCATGCCGGAAGCATCCAGATGCCCAGGAACGCCAGCAGGAAACGGATGCTGAGATCTCGAT CTCTAGGACCAGTGGCGTCGACGAAACTAGCGTTGCCGAAGGAGAAGGAGACCGCACAGAGAAG GAAGTCCATGAGAATACCGCAGCCAAGCGACCGCAAGGACCTGTTCGAGTTAGAGGGCGTTCAGCTCGCCATTGGCAGCTGCAATATCGATCCCAAGAGTGCTTCTGGCAGTGAGAGGCCTGGGCAAGCACCGGCTCAGTTCCTGCGCAGATCGTCTCTCGGAAGGCCGCTCCGGCAGGCCAGGGAAAGAGTCAGCACCTACAAGGAGGTGCCTCTCAACATTAAGCTCCGGAGGTCATAG
- the LOC133903132 gene encoding uncharacterized protein LOC133903132 — MEKRRHKREQLCCEEVAGGTAAECAVMCHFFPCTVVELIVLVMVRVALVLCRRAIWARCRRTMAKKKEMEDLLVADATSPRSRAAAVAKANKKAEATEHWPTTHSSDELVEEEKKVEGKQTERM; from the exons ATGGAGAAGCGGCGGCACAAGCGGGAGCAGCTGTGTTGCGAGGAGGTGGCGGGCGGGACGGCTGCTGAGTGCGCCGTCATGTGCCACTTCTTCCCATGCACCGTCGTCGAGCTCATCGTCCTCGTCATGGTGCGTGTGGCCCTTGTGCTTTGTCGCCGCGCCATCTGGGCGAGGTGCCGACGCACCatggccaagaagaaggagatggaggaccTCCTCGTCGCGGATGCCACCTCCCCTAGGTCTCGTGCTGCCGCGGTAGCCAAGGCCAACAAAAAGGCGGAGGCGACGGAGCACTGGCCAACCACACACTCTTCGGACGAGCTCgtcgaggaggagaagaag GTTGAGGGGAAGCAAACTGAACGGATGTAA